aaGGGCAAAAAGGTGGTAGGCGAGTCATCGCAGCCGGCTGATGACGACAGTGtacggaggaagtggacggatgATGAGAACGTCGCGCTGTCCAAGGCTTGGGTGTCTGTTTGTGATGATCCCCTCGTTTCGAACAATCAGaggatcgtcaacatgtgggttAAAATTGCAGCAACCTACAAGAGGAATTGCCCGCATGGGAAGGCATACAacggggaggagtgccggaaggggtgggagcgaATCAGGGCTGCGGTCTCCCGATTTGCGGGCTTGTACACCAACGCCCTCCGCATGATAGACCAGTGGCCAGACTGACGAGGACTGCAGGAAGATAGCGGAGAGAGCATTCCCCGTGCCGGGGTTGTATAAGGAATTCATCTACTGGAACTGCTATCTGGTGCTGATGGattccgagaagttccgggcgggTGTCGATGCTGgctggccgaagaagcagcggCTGAACCTCGCCGGTGACCACAGCAGCAGCGGTGGCTCCCACGAGCTCCCCGACGATGTTTAGGAGTTCCCGACTCCTCTATCCTTCGCTCGCCGCACTCGCCCGGTTGGTCAGAGGAAGGCGCAACGGGCAATCACGGGAGGCGCCCGGGGGTCCGAGGAGGTCCAGTCGGCATCCCCCCCAGTGGTAAGTCACCAGCCGAGCTCGCCCGCATCGGTCGTCAAGCGACGCAGCTGAGAATGCATAAGATCATAGGTGAATGGAGGGCGGCAACTGACCCgtggagaagaggtttcttcatGACCTCCTCGAGAGTATGCGGGTCGATTTGGCGGGCGCCACGGCAGAGGCGGGGGGCTTAGATGCGGCCTCACATGCGGCAGATTTGGGGTCCCGGGTAGCGGCGAGGACGGCGAGGAGTAGAGTAAGGCgagggctcgtgtgtggaagctcagttttttttattatgtaatttttttcaattaatgtaattttttttatttaaatgaaattaatgaattttctcgtatatgtgtcgtaaatttaattatgtattttgtgtttaatttcgtaaatttagttgttttttaattttgattgttgtggCTAGTTTATTGCTTGTCCAGTTGcttgtcctgatgatgtggcaggaggaatTATAATGctaatgatgtggcaggaggagtTTGTGTCTAGACTCTAGCCTATGGCTAGCCTAAACgcactgtggatgctctaagactcttatctatcttattttgtcacctattttactctctctctctaatttaaCTATATGATTTTTCTAAAACGAATGCAGAAAATataatgactcaactaccgcGGAAttgagggagtaattaattgtgCCACAAAACAAGATACTTagatacatttaatttaatttgtatggTTAATcgaaatgaataaataaacaacataAGAAAAAGACAACTCAGCAGATCCGCGCGCTTTGGATTGGGCTCTTCTACGGCCCAATGTTTAAAACTAAGGCCCTTGAGAAGCTTCTCGAGAATCATCAGCAGCTCATCCTCTATATAAGCATTGCTGAGATTGAGAAGATTGAAACTATTCCAATCTGGGTGTCGACCGTCTGTCTCTGGTATGATCTGCATGCCTTTGCCACACCTTTACTACTTACGATTTTGATCATAATGCTTTTAACTTATGTTGCAATTAGCAATTGATTCAAGgtgaattgaatttgttgtcAATTGACAGCTTaacagatggagtaattttttagcTGTTTTTTGAGTTCTTTATCCGTTTCGATTAGTTTTTCCATAGGCATCATCATGTGCTTAGTTTTTTGatgcaaatatatattaattcgATCATAATGTGTTTGTGGTCAGTTAATTGACTCTTACACGGATAAATTTTTAGctgtttttttccttcttttattctttttgatTGGATTATTGATGCATAGTACATGGAGCCCCAGCCCCAAATCAGGATTCGTTTTTTTTAGACCGATTTGTGATTCtgtattttacattttatacgGTATATTAGCGGATGATACATGGTTTTGAGGTTGTTTTGTGCTTTTATGTGAATCAAGGTGACCGAAAAATGGGAAGAAGATACAGCAGAAGTCCATCTCCTAGAGGTTACAGAAGGGGATACCGAAGCCCTAGCCCAAGGGGTCGTTACCGAAGCCGTGGGAGAGACCTCCCAACTAGTCTGCTCGTTCGCAATCTTCGCCATGATTGCAGGTGTGATTGCTCTCTCATGCTCAATTTCGATCTTTCTAGATTTGCTGAATGAATTTGCAAGATTTTGATCATGTATGTATTTGCATATTGTGAATTTTCTGTGGGATTTGGCTATGTACATATGTCATCCTTCCCAACTTTGTTGTTTATATACTTGCAGGACTGAAGATCTCCGTGGTCCGTTTGGCGAATTTGGTCCGCTTAAGGACATTTACTTACCACGTGACTATTACACAGGGTGAGCATTTATGTTATGTAATCTCAATAGTTTTATGAGAAACTTGTTACTTTCTTATTTGAAAGTGATGATGAAGTAGTTAAGAGGTCAAGATCGTCTTAATGAGCTTGAAGATTCAAGCAAGGTTGAGTATGTATTCAATTATGACAGAAGTTCAAGTCTTGAAGAAGTTCTATTCTTGACTCTTGAAGGAATTCAAGTATTTACCTTGCTTTTAAAAGGTCAGAATGTTAATTGCTTGTCGATGCTCACATGGGTGAGCTCACAATTTTGATTATGTTAGCTTTTGAATGCATAGTTGAAAGTTGCAATTAGCTACCAAGGTGTTCATTTGCGGATCATATTCATCTTTATGTCATGTGCAGGCAGCCACGTGGATTTGGTTTTGTGCAATATGTTGACCCAGATGATGCTGCCGAGGCCAAGTATCATATGGATGGTCAGTCACTTCTTGGGCGCGAGTTGACGGTTGTGTTTGCTGAGGAAAACAGGAAAAAGCCATCAGAGATGAGGTCTCGTGAGCGTATCAGGTCAGTGGGCTTCCAGCTTCCTAGTTTCCGATCTCTCCATATATGATTTGCATCCTGATTTCACATAATGCCATTGTAGCAGATCATCCAGTCGTTACTCCAGGTCACCTCGCCACAGAGGTTCTTACTCCCCGTCACCACGCTATCGCCGTACCTACTCCCAAAGTCCCAGTCCTAGTCCTGGCTATTATTCCACTCCTTCAAGGGGCAGACACCGCTCCAGGTATGCAATTCTTTGGAACATTGGCAACTATATGTTGTACTCTGTTACTCTATATTTATTAATGATCATTTTAGCAATGAAAGCTCGTTTTCTTGTGTATATAGATCCATCTCGCCTCGTGGGAAAAGCTACAGAGAGAGATCCTATTCCAGGTCTCCCTACGAAAGCAGGAGCCAGAGCCGGAGTCCGGTCAGAAGTAGGAGCTGGAGCCCAGAGGGCTACTGATGTTATTGTCTCTGATATATGGTTATATTTCCCCAGCTAATGTGGGAGCTATTTAAGAACATCTTCTGACTTCTTGGTAATGGGTGTTGAGTGGGGGTAGTAGTTGGATAAATATAGTTgcttctcatctctctcttattgtattttatatgTTCTCTTGTAATGGGATTTCCAAGTGTAATGTCTATTGGTATTACGATTTCCCATTCTGTGGTGAAACTTGGCTTTCAATTCAATGTTGAAATTTGGAATCTTGGGAGTATTTAGTTTGAAAACCATTTTTTGCCTATTTTCCGAGTCCTCCATCTTAATTTAAAAGAGACTTTCATTTCACCATTCTTAGGTGTTCTGTCAAATCATGGCTACATGACCGATTGATCACATCCAATCTTCCTGCCATGAAGTCTGATTACCCGACGAAATCTATCGTTGTTCAAAATGCGCATGAATGAATATCTCAAAGGTTTCAATTGTCGCCCACTGTTAAAAGGCTTCGACTTTAGAAAAGAATTAACCAAAGCTACAACATTTGTACGTCGTTGAGGTTCTCATGCATGCTCATAAAAGCTCGCACTTAGAGCCCACTTTGAAAGAGATAACCTATATACTGCCACAAATTATGCGATATTTATAATAACACGTCGAAGTATAACGGAGGAGAGGGTCTCATGTCATGATGTCGATATTTTGATGAAGGCGCTCAACATTTTTGAGCAAGAGAAGAATAAGTCAGCAGTGCACCACTGCCAAAAGTGGTCGGACAATGAGATTCAAAGCTCCAAGCGGCCACCTTATCTGTCTGATACACAACAAGTAATGAAGTTGAGCATGTTCCAAGCGATGATGCATGTGAGAGATTTGATGGCGCACGATCAAACAAAAGACATCTAAGCATAAGAGGAAACGACGACCTCAAAGCTGTGGCATCGGAAAATAATTGATGGCATGGCGattgaaattaaaacactCAATAAGAATGTTTTGTGAagtttgaaataaagaaaataattgttctgataattttttaaatgtattgTGATACATTGATAAATTGATGATCtcttagttttattaattttaattatgtaattttcagctttaaattttttctacctttaattgtttaattttttgattatataattaaaattttggttatactaattaataagaaagtattagaaatataagaaatgaatgtAGGAGCACAAACGGAGTACTCATGTTTTATCAATAACTAGTATCACCCACGTGCGTTGCAcgacatattttatttttctcgtGGTAACTAAAATGAGAAACGATATAATTATATGCAATTTCGTGCTATGCAcagtcaattttattttcttcaaaatatgaaatatttattttaaataaaaaaatattattatgtagGTCTacaattgtaaatttattataaacatatactcacaataatacatttgataaaagtagtaaatattattagtatataaacATTACTTATTCTTAAgaaatctatatattttataaaaaaaaaatactccattatttagtagtcgagcttcatttcattgcaatatagtgaccatatacactaaaaatccaaaccttgaaacctaaatcctaaacccttAACTTTATAATATACTCATCATGACTAACAAATGAgtcaaatatcaataaaaattttcctCTGTctcaattttactttgttgatCACTTATCTATTTTGAGGGTATTAGATCTGTATTCGATATCTTACACTGGGTCGGCCTACTTAATAATATTTACTGAGAGTAGAGGTTTTTTTTACCTTAATCTTGTCTGTAAATCTGTTTATATGCTCATATCAAGAAAGTGTTTTACAATAAAGCTATGTGAAcggtaaacaaaaaaaatcatgctTGCATCCATCCAAGCATCTATTCACCCaatgatattatttattggagCCGAAGTAGTGTTTTGTTAAAGCTAGacttgtaaaaaaaagtttaaatattAACTAACATCAGCTAAACAGAAAATGATCCTCCTAATAGAATTTAAAAGTGATAGTTTCATTatgatataatttaaaaatagttcTAATGTCACCAAATTATTTCTcacaactttaaaatttaaaatggtCTTAGATGTACTACTTTTTTTAGTTACTAATTTCGTCTTCATATACtacgatttttaaaataaataagtatatcTGTATATAacgttttatttataaatactacgatttttaaaataaataagtgtatataactttttaaataaataagtatatcTTGCTATGAGAATTTGTAAGTTTATAACATTGTATTAAATACGTACGTCAAACTATACTTTGCAAGTTTGggtacataatatttttagtagatacacaaaaatttgttgtatccaaaaagaagattaaaaaaacaattagaagaggaatgaaaatatttataaaggggagttttgggggtatttatgAAATTACCAAGAGAAATTACGAGgagtatttatggaattacaatttaaaaatatataatttagatACTATAATATAGCCATTTAAGAATGAAAACTATAATAATAAGTCAAGGCGTTTTCCATTCATGTGCATAAATAAATGACGTGAGTTATGGAATGTGATCATGGTAGCCCTCTGGCTTTTCAACTCTTATAACCTTAAAATTGTTGTGTTTACATTTAAATTATGGAATCATTCTAGTAAATTGTACGTAGTAAATTTATGAGAATTACTcaattaatattctatttaaataaactACTTTATTGTTGGAACAGCGagaaacaatttattttcagtAGTAACACATATTCacaattaacattttttttcaagtgaagtatattgatgTCACACAGAACTCTACAAATTCTTCTAAAACTTTTTGTCACTTTTACTCTTTTCTAATTAtcaaaaagttaaatattaaaactttttcgctttctcaattttaataaaaaattagtactactaatagaTTGCGTAAAGATGAACATTGTTTAGGGATGTCCCAATTCTCTTAAGaatgttaaaatatttagataaaattCTCTAACCATATACAAATGATGCTCTAGCTATTACAATcgtaaaaaaaacaatcataagaggaatgaaaattacaatgaaaatattaaaaaaaatacaaactgTAAGTTGAGTCGAGGAAAGTCATCTTTCCACAAGACAAATTATGTTGTGCTAAGGCTCTCGAATTGACGTATTATCTCCAAAAataaaacgacttcctcctagcATGTAGAAACACCTCAGACTCGCTACGCACtgaaaaaattgatggaacTATGAAAATCAAGCAATACAACTCCTTATAAAATACGCAATGTTGAGCACTTGAGAAATGAGGGAGGATGCTTTTAGTGATGTGTATTCCATATATAACTCCAAGCCTTTTATAGgcataaaaataagaatatagaAAGGCAGACCTTTAACAATgaaattaagataattaagGTTATAAGAGTTGAAAAGCCAAAGGGCTACCATGATCACATTCCATAACTCACGtcatttagagcatccgcagcggtgctcAACCCGTTGTTCGTCcatccgtgccgctgagcaccaAGCCGTCCGTCCGCCGATGGAGcttgtccgtccgtgccagcggcacggcgctgctcttagctaagagcacgtccgtgccgctgagcacaaTTACGTGGCAGCTTCTGATTGGCCAAtggcatagccgttggcaatttcggttttttattttttattttttaaaaattcgaaatttattttaaaaaatatttttaaataaaaaaaaatattttcccacttcccaaaaaaatatattcgttttctacccacttttaatttatttttcaattttttttccaaaattcacattttcatctataaatacccccactccaacacaaaaaaaatcacattctcatctattatCTATACtatcatcatctacattctctcatctttttcctcatactctatcatctaaattcccaccacactacacaatgtccggctccggcgatcacccctccggcaatcgcggttggaaccacgattggttcgactccgaGGCCGGATATAGTCCGGAAACCcaatttacggcccctcctcaaacccaaggttcgcaagctccgggtggctaccgtccttaccCGGTGCACGACCTAAACGCCcccgggttcgggtgggcacccgaacccggatcgggagggagcagcagctctactcctactcctacttctggtcctactcctcctgttcgtggcacccgcatcccgtacactccgggtgagatgatggcgatgttcaaagcctacttggcagtctccgaagatccggacgtcggcacgaaccaaaccggggaaacttattggtggcgcatcactcgcctctacaatgaaacccggccggAGGGAACCATatatcgcaatgatagtatggttcGCAATTGCATGTTCAGATGCAACGAGGCAATCGGGAAGTTCCAGGGGGATTTACCTCCAGGGAAGAGCggtcggcggggagcggcacgaacgagctcgacatcatcagtGCCGCCTTGGCGACCTAGCAACGGGAGGAGTTCAAtccgttcaagtacctcgattgtTGGCGGGAGGGGCACCTacatccgaagtataggggCGGCATAGTAGCATCgtcctccagctcctccagtagaacggtcgaggtcggtagCTCTATCCtcctccgatgatgtggctacccagcttgccggaactaacttgggtagccccgacgctgGCCCGAGCGGTTCCCGCCGGCCGGTcggaaggaagaaggcgacgACCACCCGCCGCCGCGCCCCGACTCCATCCGCCGCCGCccccgctccctttgtgcctcctccacccccgaacAACTCGTTGTGGGCCATCTTGAGTCAACTCCATATGACCGATACGTCTCACATGACTCCGGaacaacttgcaacacatgagcaatTGATAcggggtctcaagaggcaattggggtTAGAGGAATAGTCTTCCacgtttgtaatttttaatttgtaggattttaattatgtattttttattttaattatgtatttttatttttagtattttaattatgtaatttgtattttttaggattttaattatgtaatttttattttataatgtatttttataatgtagaaatggttttaataattggagtatttaaattgaataatagaatggtgggacccttgagcttgtccttagctaagagcacggatgtgggtgttgtgctcttagctaaggacaaggaataaaagtgggttcgggcccacctccgtgctcttagctaagagcacggatggggatgctcttattTATGCACATGAATGGAAAACGCCTTAACTTATTATTATAGTTTTCATTCTTAAATGGCTATATTATAGTatctaaattatatatttaaatttaaattgtaatttcataATACTCCCGTAATTTCTCTTgttaattccataaataccTCAAAAACTCCCCCTTTGTATATGTATAGATGGATGCATAatgttttgtaaaattaaagtGTCGCCATAGTCTGTTAAATGTAAGCTAAAAATGTGTAAATTTctggatatttttattaaaaatactaaGGTGTATTTCGAGCTTCTTCACCGACTCACGAGTTAGTTCACCAAACCAAGAATAGAAAAATGTCC
The nucleotide sequence above comes from Salvia hispanica cultivar TCC Black 2014 chromosome 5, UniMelb_Shisp_WGS_1.0, whole genome shotgun sequence. Encoded proteins:
- the LOC125186911 gene encoding serine/arginine-rich SC35-like splicing factor SCL33 isoform X2, whose protein sequence is MGRRYSRSPSPRGYRRGYRSPSPRGRYRSRGRDLPTSLLVRNLRHDCRTEDLRGPFGEFGPLKDIYLPRDYYTGQPRGFGFVQYVDPDDAAEAKYHMDGQSLLGRELTVVFAEENRKKPSEMRSRERIRSSSRYSRSPRHRGSYSPSPRYRRTYSQSPSPSPGYYSTPSRGRHRSRSISPRGKSYRERSYSRSPYESRSQSRSPVRSRSWSPEGY
- the LOC125186911 gene encoding serine/arginine-rich SC35-like splicing factor SCL33 isoform X1, producing the protein MGRRYSRSPSPRGYRRGYRSPSPRGRYRSRGRDLPTSLLVRNLRHDCRTEDLRGPFGEFGPLKDIYLPRDYYTGQPRGFGFVQYVDPDDAAEAKYHMDGQSLLGRELTVVFAEENRKKPSEMRSRERISRSSSRYSRSPRHRGSYSPSPRYRRTYSQSPSPSPGYYSTPSRGRHRSRSISPRGKSYRERSYSRSPYESRSQSRSPVRSRSWSPEGY